From Hylaeus volcanicus isolate JK05 chromosome 2, UHH_iyHylVolc1.0_haploid, whole genome shotgun sequence, the proteins below share one genomic window:
- the LOC128872211 gene encoding uncharacterized protein LOC128872211, which translates to MKFAMSVLAVLALAGSLHAVHVTVPSTGSGALAKELQDFMDLIPVDRVMAVLRGYAAQDKEFQTMMKLVDSKETVFYVKEMQVHPAAKKLLNYMQNAGFDVYLVVNKLNAALGIKRIAPFASHKITGGFLGLMIDLANELPLKQLSNLKKSKMVKSPVFAAFVKEITSPTYHELYNLVHTNKHVVNIAQQAKQAGIHSIPIKQYYMHFIVARQILKLHP; encoded by the coding sequence ATGAAATTCGCTATGTCAGTACTGGCTGTTCTGGCCCTGGCCGGTTCCCTGCACGCCGTGCACGTCACAGTTCCAAGCACAGGCTCAGGTGCACTCGCCAAGGAATTGCAGGACTTCATGGACCTAATACCAGTGGATCGCGTGATGGCGGTTCTCAGAGGCTACGCAGCCCAAGACAAGGAATTCCAAACCATGATGAAGCTTGTTGACTCCAAGGAAACTGTATTCTACGTTAAAGAGATGCAAGTCCACCCTGCGGCAAAGAAACTGCTGAACTACATGCAGAATGCTGGTTTCGACGTCTATTTAGTAGTAAACAAACTGAACGCGGCACTTGGAATTAAACGTATCGCTCCTTTTGCTTCCCACAAGATCACAGGTGGATTTCTTGGTTTAATGATAGACCTCGCGAATGAATTACCACTTAAGCAGTTGAGTAATTTGAAGAAAAGCAAAATGGTGAAATCCCCAGTATTTGCCGctttcgttaaggaaataaCGTCTCCTACATACCACGAGTTGTATAACCTCGTTCACACAAACAAACACGTGGTAAACATCGCGCAACAGGCCAAACAGGCTGGCATCCATAGTATTCCAATAAAACAGTACTACATGCACTTTATTGTCGCCAGACAAATTCTGAAACTACACCCGTAA
- the LOC128872209 gene encoding uncharacterized protein LOC128872209, producing the protein MLRNTIKNPYSLINTPGKSTISKMKFALSLLAVLALVGSLKAYKIPSTGSALLAKEFQDFLGLVPQDRVMAILRAYAAQDKQFQTVMKLVDSQETKLYIQEVEAYAPMRDLLAYTQRDGLDIYLMVNRLNAALKLKPFVPLASLKITGGLRGLYKDIEAVLPVQKMKDLFDYKMKKPTELFFFMHELMSSRYFKLANFIHTNQHLLNIAQQAKQAGIDSTLIEKDYLYFIIARVLLNH; encoded by the exons ATGCTGCGAAACACAATCAAGAATCCTTATTCACTGATCAATACTCCTGGGAAGTCTACAATTTCCAAA ATGAAGTTCGCTCTGTCGTTACTGGCTGTTCTGGCCCTAGTCGGCTCCCTGAAAGCCTACAAAATTCCAAGCACAGGCTCAGCTCTTCTCGCCAAAGAATTTCAGGATTTCTTGGGTCTGGTACCACAGGATCGTGTGATGGCCATTCTTAGAGCCTACGCGGCACAAGACAAGCAGTTCCAAACTGTCATGAAACTCGTGGACTCCCAGGAAACGAAACTGTACATCCAAGAAGTGGAAGCATACGCCCCGATGAGGGATCTGTTGGCGTACACACAGAGAGATGGTCTCGACATCTATTTAATGGTGAACAGACTGAACGCGGCTCTTAAACTTAAACCCTTCGTTCCTCTTGCTTCCTTGAAGATCACTGGTGGACTTCGCGGTCTTTACAAAGACATCGAGGCTGTGTTGCCTGTCCAAAAGATGAAGGATTTGTTCgattataaaatgaagaaaccgacagaattgtttttctttatgcACGAATTGATGTCTTCTAGATACTTCAAATTGGCCAATTTTATTCACACAAACCAACACTTGTTAAACATAGCGCAGCAGGCCAAACAAGCTGGCATCGATAGTACCCTTATTGAAAAGGACTACTTGTACTTTATTATTGCTAGAGTACTTCTGAACCATTAA